The following coding sequences are from one Nitrospirota bacterium window:
- a CDS encoding molybdopterin-binding protein, with protein sequence MYKTIPVEEAVGVVLPHDITEIRKDEFKGRAFKKGHVVKKEDILHLQMLGKENLYVIEIGEDEMHENDAAYALAEALAGKGVELSGEPVEGKINLIASYDGLLRVKKDALAEFNMLGEVMCATLHNNTYVRKGRKLAGTRAIPLVIKKHIIEKAVRIAKDSGGILEVIPLRKAKVGVVITGNEVYYKRVKDSFEPIIRAKMKAIGSSVLRVYFCPDDAEIIKHRIRELIEIGCDLIVTTGGMSVDPDDVTRVGISQAGATDVVYGSPVLPGAMFLIAYISAKERKHGSAEVKKFRDNSIPELPTFQTSEPIPILGIPACGMYHKTTIFDLILPRVLAGEKITRREISELGHGGFCLGCKECRHPVCPFGKGI encoded by the coding sequence ATGTATAAGACAATCCCTGTAGAAGAGGCAGTGGGGGTGGTGCTCCCACATGATATTACAGAGATACGAAAAGATGAGTTTAAAGGAAGGGCATTCAAGAAGGGTCATGTTGTAAAGAAAGAGGATATTCTCCATTTACAGATGCTCGGCAAGGAAAATCTCTATGTTATTGAAATAGGGGAAGACGAGATGCATGAAAATGATGCTGCCTACGCCCTTGCAGAAGCACTTGCCGGAAAAGGTGTTGAACTTTCAGGTGAGCCTGTGGAAGGCAAGATAAACCTGATTGCATCATATGATGGACTTCTCAGGGTCAAAAAAGATGCCCTTGCTGAATTTAACATGCTCGGTGAAGTTATGTGTGCGACTCTCCATAATAATACCTATGTAAGAAAAGGACGTAAACTTGCAGGCACGAGAGCGATACCACTTGTTATTAAAAAACATATCATTGAAAAAGCAGTAAGGATTGCAAAAGACAGTGGAGGCATACTTGAAGTAATACCTCTCAGAAAAGCAAAGGTTGGTGTTGTGATAACAGGTAACGAGGTTTATTACAAGAGGGTAAAGGATTCCTTTGAACCGATTATACGAGCGAAGATGAAGGCAATAGGTTCTTCAGTCTTACGGGTCTATTTCTGTCCTGATGATGCTGAAATCATTAAGCACAGAATCCGAGAACTTATCGAAATAGGCTGTGATTTGATTGTTACAACCGGAGGGATGTCTGTTGACCCAGATGATGTCACAAGGGTCGGAATATCACAGGCAGGGGCAACCGATGTTGTATATGGTTCACCCGTGCTCCCAGGAGCAATGTTTCTGATAGCATACATTAGTGCAAAAGAGCGGAAGCACGGAAGTGCTGAAGTAAAAAAATTTAGAGATAATTCTATTCCCGAACTTCCTACCTTCCAAACTTCCGAACCAATTCCCATTCTTGGCATCCCTGCCTGTGGTATGTATCACAAGACAACAATCTTTGATCTGATTCTACCGAGGGTGCTTGCAGGAGAGAAAATAACGAGAAGAGAAATTTCAGAACTCGGACACGGTGGATTCTGTCTCGGATGCAAGGAATGCAGGCATCCAGTATGCCCATTTGGGAAGGGTATATAG
- a CDS encoding sulfite exporter TauE/SafE family protein, with protein sequence MEFNLSILIAISLLMFFSAFLYSSVGHGGGSGYLAVMALFGFLPELMKPTALSLNILVASIATIKYYKANYFSWQLFWPFAVTSIPFAFIGGLIKLSDDIYRPIVGFVLLFAAYRLFKKSIEMQSPNHINPTTSVALLLGAGIGLLSGITGVGGGIFLSPLLLFLGWAEIRHISGIAAAFILVNSISGLAGHWVGVKSLPETILIFGISVVIGGIIGSELGSRQLGTPILRRLLAVVLIIAGAKFIFV encoded by the coding sequence ATGGAATTTAATCTAAGTATCCTTATCGCAATATCCCTCTTAATGTTTTTTTCTGCTTTTCTTTATTCATCGGTTGGACATGGTGGAGGCTCTGGTTATCTTGCAGTTATGGCCCTTTTTGGCTTTTTACCAGAACTTATGAAGCCTACAGCACTCTCTTTGAATATACTTGTTGCCTCAATAGCAACAATAAAATATTACAAAGCCAATTATTTTTCATGGCAACTTTTCTGGCCCTTTGCTGTCACTTCCATTCCTTTTGCATTCATTGGTGGATTGATTAAACTCTCAGATGATATTTATAGACCAATAGTTGGTTTTGTACTTTTATTTGCGGCGTATCGTTTGTTTAAAAAATCTATAGAAATGCAATCACCAAATCATATAAATCCAACTACCTCAGTCGCCTTACTCCTTGGAGCAGGAATCGGACTGCTTTCTGGTATTACGGGGGTTGGAGGAGGTATCTTCTTGAGTCCACTACTTCTATTTCTTGGATGGGCAGAAATTAGACATATATCAGGTATAGCTGCAGCCTTTATCCTTGTCAATTCCATATCAGGGTTGGCAGGACATTGGGTAGGTGTAAAATCCTTGCCTGAAACAATCCTGATTTTCGGAATCTCAGTAGTGATAGGAGGCATTATTGGTTCTGAGCTTGGAAGCCGTCAGCTTGGCACGCCAATACTCCGTCGTCTATTGGCAGTAGTTCTTATAATTGCAGGCGCAAAGTTTATATTTGTATGA
- a CDS encoding DNA polymerase ligase N-terminal domain-containing protein, with the protein MKKPRFVVQKHHATHLHYDFRLEIGGVLKSWAVPKGIPEDRGIKRLAVQVEDHDLDYINFEGVIPEGQYGAGTVEICDNGTYSLESADEKRVVFHLDGKRFKGRYALIHTKGENWILIKTG; encoded by the coding sequence GTGAAAAAACCAAGATTTGTTGTGCAGAAACATCATGCTACCCATCTCCACTATGACTTTAGACTTGAGATAGGTGGAGTGCTTAAGAGCTGGGCTGTGCCTAAAGGGATACCTGAAGATAGAGGTATAAAGAGGCTTGCTGTTCAGGTAGAGGATCACGACCTCGATTATATAAACTTTGAAGGCGTGATACCTGAAGGGCAGTATGGTGCAGGCACAGTTGAAATCTGTGATAATGGGACATATAGTCTTGAGTCTGCCGATGAAAAGAGAGTGGTCTTCCACCTTGATGGTAAGAGGTTCAAGGGAAGGTATGCCCTCATTCATACAAAGGGAGAGAACTGGATTTTAATAAAGACAGGATGA
- a CDS encoding TdeIII family type II restriction endonuclease yields MFGEVDEDTEKLISDIHYKLRKDEITADKIGEVEQIRRKIKKGQAKVDPDSIVDLFVKFKDIENYFDITSVKPNMKEFVALKLKLLRWIALRLSQERKAKVFTRLAIPYNPYHPEPYERWTLKGLYDLENMEILVGEEFWNFVASGDIYEELLDIFQKVGEELRGEIDKKFAEFRRIE; encoded by the coding sequence TTGTTTGGCGAAGTGGATGAAGACACAGAGAAACTTATCAGTGATATTCACTACAAATTAAGGAAAGACGAGATTACTGCAGACAAAATAGGGGAGGTTGAGCAAATAAGAAGAAAGATAAAGAAAGGCCAAGCCAAAGTTGACCCAGATTCAATTGTAGACTTATTCGTGAAGTTTAAAGACATAGAGAATTACTTTGATATTACAAGTGTAAAGCCTAATATGAAGGAGTTTGTAGCATTAAAACTTAAACTCCTCAGATGGATAGCTTTAAGACTCAGTCAAGAGAGAAAAGCTAAAGTTTTTACAAGATTGGCTATCCCATATAATCCTTACCATCCTGAACCTTATGAGCGGTGGACATTAAAAGGGTTATATGATCTAGAGAACATGGAAATATTAGTAGGCGAAGAATTCTGGAATTTTGTTGCTAGCGGTGATATTTATGAGGAACTATTAGATATTTTTCAAAAAGTAGGTGAAGAGTTAAGGGGTGAGATTGATAAAAAGTTTGCTGAATTCAGAAGGATTGAATAA
- a CDS encoding TdeIII family type II restriction endonuclease, with amino-acid sequence MVLSLKIRNEIIELLKITVREKLKDYRPETVYMPFHHRLLGKDRYAMFSFIHSINTTFGMSIWEQVAVILAKGAGTMQKDNTSCLAKWMKTQRNLSVIFTTN; translated from the coding sequence ATGGTTTTGTCACTAAAAATAAGAAATGAAATAATAGAACTTCTAAAAATAACGGTGAGGGAGAAATTAAAAGATTATAGACCAGAAACAGTCTATATGCCTTTCCACCATAGATTACTTGGTAAGGATAGGTATGCCATGTTTTCCTTTATTCACTCAATAAATACCACTTTTGGGATGTCTATTTGGGAGCAAGTTGCAGTGATTTTGGCTAAAGGTGCTGGTACCATGCAGAAAGACAATACAAGTTGTTTGGCGAAGTGGATGAAGACACAGAGAAACTTATCAGTGATATTCACTACAAATTAA
- a CDS encoding DNA methyltransferase: protein MLEANKLAAKKFNIDTHLIENKTDTQKNIKILGNDLTFISVREFERTKHVHRLHPYLGKFIPQLVEVFLKKYFKKGDTIIDPFAGSGTALIEANILGINSVGIELSPFNVLIQKVKTQKYNIKEVEEEILDALKRLKDFSRTFHHKNQLLFDNKIGELTTDSEYFKYWFSERALQEILYYRSIIKNYRNQDILKIILSRSARSARLIPHYDLARPKKAVRETYWCVKHKRYCEPIDEALKFINRYSYDTIRRIKEFNNLRTNSFIKIYQGDARTIKLPEELKIDGVFTSPPYVGVIDYHEQHRYAYELFDFPRQDELEIGPASRGQNGNAKKEYVQGIVDVFGNISKNLMDGALVFIVANDKYNLYPDIGKQCRFKLIDVFHRPVLMRTERDSNKYFESIFYFKKV from the coding sequence ATGTTAGAAGCTAATAAGCTTGCTGCAAAAAAATTTAATATTGACACACATTTAATAGAAAATAAAACAGACACACAAAAGAATATAAAAATATTAGGTAATGATCTAACCTTTATCAGTGTCAGAGAGTTTGAGAGAACAAAGCATGTCCATAGATTACACCCCTATCTCGGCAAATTTATTCCTCAGTTAGTTGAGGTCTTTCTGAAGAAATATTTTAAAAAAGGTGATACGATTATTGACCCATTTGCTGGCTCTGGAACTGCTCTTATTGAAGCAAATATATTAGGTATAAACTCCGTTGGAATTGAACTATCACCTTTCAACGTTCTTATACAGAAAGTGAAGACCCAAAAATACAATATTAAAGAAGTTGAAGAAGAAATATTAGATGCACTAAAGCGACTAAAAGATTTTAGTAGAACATTTCACCATAAAAATCAACTTCTTTTTGATAACAAAATAGGTGAACTTACAACAGATAGTGAATATTTTAAATATTGGTTTTCAGAAAGGGCATTGCAGGAGATTTTATATTATAGAAGCATAATCAAGAATTATAGAAATCAAGATATTTTAAAAATAATTTTAAGTAGATCTGCTCGCTCGGCAAGATTAATTCCACATTATGATTTAGCCCGCCCAAAGAAAGCAGTCAGAGAGACATACTGGTGTGTTAAACACAAAAGATATTGTGAACCGATTGATGAAGCATTGAAATTCATAAATCGCTATAGTTATGACACCATAAGAAGAATTAAGGAATTTAATAATCTGAGAACCAATTCCTTTATTAAAATTTATCAGGGAGATGCACGGACAATAAAGTTGCCTGAAGAACTAAAGATTGATGGTGTATTTACCTCACCTCCATATGTAGGTGTTATTGACTATCATGAACAACACAGATACGCATATGAACTTTTTGATTTTCCAAGACAGGACGAATTAGAGATAGGACCTGCAAGCAGGGGGCAGAATGGTAATGCAAAGAAAGAATATGTTCAAGGGATAGTAGATGTTTTTGGAAATATCTCCAAGAATTTGATGGATGGGGCATTAGTTTTTATTGTGGCTAATGATAAGTATAATCTGTATCCCGATATAGGTAAACAATGTAGATTTAAACTTATTGATGTTTTTCATAGACCTGTTCTTATGAGGACAGAGAGAGACTCTAATAAATATTTTGAATCTATATTTTATTTCAAGAAGGTATAA